A single Arachidicoccus sp. BS20 DNA region contains:
- the ftsA gene encoding cell division protein FtsA, with protein sequence MNEHTHNTEEVNAAFHSDAPIIVGLDIGTTKIAAIAGRKNAQGKLEILGFGHAPSNGVQHGQVLNIDQTVRAIETAMDNCRHSNPDLEINEVYVGIAGQHIKSLQTRGDIVRQNPDIEIERHEIEQLIADQRKTFIPAGDQIIDVIPQDFHVDNFQSIKDPIGYNGVKVGANFHIITGDRNAIKNINRSVERSRLKTKDLVLQPLASSAAVLNEMDMEAGVAVLDIGGGTSDLAIFYEGMLKHTAVIPFGGENITNDIKMGLGVLKQQAEAMKKQFGSALTDEAKANAFITIPGMRGLPAREISVKNLANIIQARMTEILEFVTYHLKQVGLDNRKLNGGIILTGGGSQLKHLIQLTEYVTGLNARIGYPNEHLAPSHVDQLKNPVYSTCLGLILKGESDYENKTKNFEKSNVSKHQPQVILTSETQEATVKEKEVKVRQPKQPSKFWTKFKDSLIDIFKEEEDSVMN encoded by the coding sequence ATGAATGAACACACACACAACACCGAAGAAGTAAATGCTGCATTTCACAGCGACGCCCCTATTATCGTAGGTCTTGACATCGGCACTACGAAAATCGCGGCTATCGCAGGAAGAAAAAATGCACAAGGCAAACTTGAAATTCTTGGCTTTGGTCATGCACCAAGCAACGGCGTGCAACACGGACAAGTGTTGAACATCGATCAAACCGTGCGCGCGATTGAAACCGCAATGGACAATTGCAGGCACAGCAATCCCGATTTGGAAATCAACGAAGTATATGTAGGTATTGCAGGTCAGCACATCAAAAGCCTGCAAACACGCGGCGACATTGTACGTCAGAATCCCGACATTGAAATTGAGCGACACGAAATCGAGCAATTGATTGCCGACCAACGCAAGACTTTTATTCCTGCCGGCGACCAAATCATTGACGTAATTCCGCAAGATTTTCATGTAGATAATTTTCAATCCATCAAAGACCCGATTGGTTATAACGGCGTAAAAGTGGGTGCAAATTTTCACATCATTACGGGCGATAGAAACGCGATTAAAAACATTAACCGTTCGGTAGAAAGAAGCCGTTTAAAAACTAAAGACCTCGTTTTGCAACCATTGGCTTCGTCCGCAGCCGTATTGAACGAAATGGATATGGAGGCAGGTGTTGCTGTTCTCGACATCGGCGGCGGCACTTCCGATCTTGCGATTTTTTACGAAGGAATGCTAAAGCATACGGCTGTAATTCCTTTCGGCGGGGAAAACATTACCAACGATATCAAAATGGGGCTGGGCGTATTGAAGCAACAAGCCGAAGCCATGAAAAAGCAATTCGGCTCTGCATTGACCGATGAAGCAAAAGCCAACGCATTTATTACCATTCCTGGAATGCGCGGCTTGCCCGCACGCGAAATAAGCGTGAAAAATCTGGCAAATATTATCCAGGCAAGAATGACCGAAATATTGGAATTTGTAACGTATCACTTAAAGCAAGTCGGCTTGGACAACCGCAAGCTCAACGGCGGCATCATTCTCACAGGCGGTGGTTCGCAACTCAAACATTTAATTCAATTGACAGAATACGTTACAGGCTTGAACGCGCGCATCGGTTATCCGAACGAGCATCTCGCACCAAGCCATGTTGACCAGTTGAAAAATCCTGTGTATTCAACATGTTTGGGCTTGATTTTAAAAGGCGAAAGCGATTATGAAAACAAGACAAAAAACTTTGAAAAATCAAACGTTTCCAAGCATCAGCCGCAGGTTATTTTAACTTCGGAAACTCAGGAAGCAACTGTCAAAGAAAAAGAAGTGAAAGTGCGACAGCCTAAACAACCGTCAAAATTCTGGACTAAATTCAAAGACAGTCTTATTGATATTTTCAAAGAAGAAGAAGACTCTGTAATGAACTAA